The Eretmochelys imbricata isolate rEreImb1 chromosome 19, rEreImb1.hap1, whole genome shotgun sequence genome contains a region encoding:
- the SRSF10 gene encoding serine/arginine-rich splicing factor 10 isoform X3, whose protein sequence is MSRYLRPPNTSLFVRNVADDTRSEDLRREFGRYGPIVDVYVPLDFYTRRPRGFAYVQFEDVRDAEDALHNLDRKWICGRQIEIQFAQGDRKTPNQMKAKEGRNVYSSSRYDDYDRYRRSRSRSYERRRSRSRSFDYNYRRSYSPRNSRPTGRPRRSRSRSDNDRFKHRNRSFSRSKSNSRSRSKSQPKKEMKAKSRSRSASHTKSRGTSKTDTKTQYKSSSRYEKEPRKKEPARSKSQSRSHSRSRSKSRSRSWTSPKSSGH, encoded by the exons ATGTCCCGCTACCTGCGCCCCCCCAACACCTCGCTGTTCGTGCGGAATGTGGCCGACGACACCAG GTCTGAAGACTTGCGTCGTGAGTTTGGTCGTTATGGGCCTATAGTTGATGTGTACGTTCCACTTGATTTCTACACTCGTCGTCCAAGAGGATTTGCTTATGTTCAAT TTGAAGATGTCCGTGATGCTGAAGATGCCCTCCATAATTTGGATCGGAAGTGGATTTGTGGCCGTCAGATAGAAATCCAGTTTGCGCAGGGTGATCGGAAAA CTCCAAATCAAATGAAAGCCAAGGAAGGGAGAAACGTGTACAGTTCTTCTCGCTATGATGACTACGACAGATATAGGCGATCTAGAAGCCGGAGTTATGAAAGGAGGAGGTCTAGAAGTCGTTCTTTTGATTACAACTATAGAAGATCTTATAGTCCTAGAAA CAGTAGACCTACTGGAAGACCTCGGCGTAGCAGGAGCCGTTCGGACAATgatag GTTCAAACACCGCAATCGATCTTTTTCAAGATCTAAGTCCAATTCAAGATCACGATCCAAGTCACAGCCCAAGAAAGAAATGAAGGCTAAATCACGTTCTAGGTCTGCATCTCACACCAAATCTAGAGGCACCTCTAAAACAGATACTAAAACACAGTATAAGTCCAGCTCAAGATATGAAAAGGAACCGAGAAAAAAAGAACCAGCTAGATCCAAATCTCAGTCAAGATCACACTCTAGATCTAGGTCAAAATCCAGATCAAGGTCATGGACTAGTCCCAAGTCCAGTGGCCACTAA
- the SRSF10 gene encoding serine/arginine-rich splicing factor 10 isoform X4 gives MSRYLRPPNTSLFVRNVADDTRSEDLRREFGRYGPIVDVYVPLDFYTRRPRGFAYVQFEDVRDAEDALHNLDRKWICGRQIEIQFAQGDRKTPNQMKAKEGRNVYSSSRYDDYDRYRRSRSRSYERRRSRSRSFDYNYRRSYSPRNRPTGRPRRSRSRSDNDRFKHRNRSFSRSKSNSRSRSKSQPKKEMKAKSRSRSASHTKSRGTSKTDTKTQYKSSSRYEKEPRKKEPARSKSQSRSHSRSRSKSRSRSWTSPKSSGH, from the exons ATGTCCCGCTACCTGCGCCCCCCCAACACCTCGCTGTTCGTGCGGAATGTGGCCGACGACACCAG GTCTGAAGACTTGCGTCGTGAGTTTGGTCGTTATGGGCCTATAGTTGATGTGTACGTTCCACTTGATTTCTACACTCGTCGTCCAAGAGGATTTGCTTATGTTCAAT TTGAAGATGTCCGTGATGCTGAAGATGCCCTCCATAATTTGGATCGGAAGTGGATTTGTGGCCGTCAGATAGAAATCCAGTTTGCGCAGGGTGATCGGAAAA CTCCAAATCAAATGAAAGCCAAGGAAGGGAGAAACGTGTACAGTTCTTCTCGCTATGATGACTACGACAGATATAGGCGATCTAGAAGCCGGAGTTATGAAAGGAGGAGGTCTAGAAGTCGTTCTTTTGATTACAACTATAGAAGATCTTATAGTCCTAGAAA TAGACCTACTGGAAGACCTCGGCGTAGCAGGAGCCGTTCGGACAATgatag GTTCAAACACCGCAATCGATCTTTTTCAAGATCTAAGTCCAATTCAAGATCACGATCCAAGTCACAGCCCAAGAAAGAAATGAAGGCTAAATCACGTTCTAGGTCTGCATCTCACACCAAATCTAGAGGCACCTCTAAAACAGATACTAAAACACAGTATAAGTCCAGCTCAAGATATGAAAAGGAACCGAGAAAAAAAGAACCAGCTAGATCCAAATCTCAGTCAAGATCACACTCTAGATCTAGGTCAAAATCCAGATCAAGGTCATGGACTAGTCCCAAGTCCAGTGGCCACTAA
- the SRSF10 gene encoding serine/arginine-rich splicing factor 10 isoform X2 yields MSRYLRPPNTSLFVRNVADDTRCVSEDLRREFGRYGPIVDVYVPLDFYTRRPRGFAYVQFEDVRDAEDALHNLDRKWICGRQIEIQFAQGDRKTPNQMKAKEGRNVYSSSRYDDYDRYRRSRSRSYERRRSRSRSFDYNYRRSYSPRNRPTGRPRRSRSRSDNDRFKHRNRSFSRSKSNSRSRSKSQPKKEMKAKSRSRSASHTKSRGTSKTDTKTQYKSSSRYEKEPRKKEPARSKSQSRSHSRSRSKSRSRSWTSPKSSGH; encoded by the exons ATGTCCCGCTACCTGCGCCCCCCCAACACCTCGCTGTTCGTGCGGAATGTGGCCGACGACACCAGGTGTGT GTCTGAAGACTTGCGTCGTGAGTTTGGTCGTTATGGGCCTATAGTTGATGTGTACGTTCCACTTGATTTCTACACTCGTCGTCCAAGAGGATTTGCTTATGTTCAAT TTGAAGATGTCCGTGATGCTGAAGATGCCCTCCATAATTTGGATCGGAAGTGGATTTGTGGCCGTCAGATAGAAATCCAGTTTGCGCAGGGTGATCGGAAAA CTCCAAATCAAATGAAAGCCAAGGAAGGGAGAAACGTGTACAGTTCTTCTCGCTATGATGACTACGACAGATATAGGCGATCTAGAAGCCGGAGTTATGAAAGGAGGAGGTCTAGAAGTCGTTCTTTTGATTACAACTATAGAAGATCTTATAGTCCTAGAAA TAGACCTACTGGAAGACCTCGGCGTAGCAGGAGCCGTTCGGACAATgatag GTTCAAACACCGCAATCGATCTTTTTCAAGATCTAAGTCCAATTCAAGATCACGATCCAAGTCACAGCCCAAGAAAGAAATGAAGGCTAAATCACGTTCTAGGTCTGCATCTCACACCAAATCTAGAGGCACCTCTAAAACAGATACTAAAACACAGTATAAGTCCAGCTCAAGATATGAAAAGGAACCGAGAAAAAAAGAACCAGCTAGATCCAAATCTCAGTCAAGATCACACTCTAGATCTAGGTCAAAATCCAGATCAAGGTCATGGACTAGTCCCAAGTCCAGTGGCCACTAA
- the SRSF10 gene encoding serine/arginine-rich splicing factor 10 isoform X1, which yields MSRYLRPPNTSLFVRNVADDTRCVSEDLRREFGRYGPIVDVYVPLDFYTRRPRGFAYVQFEDVRDAEDALHNLDRKWICGRQIEIQFAQGDRKTPNQMKAKEGRNVYSSSRYDDYDRYRRSRSRSYERRRSRSRSFDYNYRRSYSPRNSRPTGRPRRSRSRSDNDRFKHRNRSFSRSKSNSRSRSKSQPKKEMKAKSRSRSASHTKSRGTSKTDTKTQYKSSSRYEKEPRKKEPARSKSQSRSHSRSRSKSRSRSWTSPKSSGH from the exons ATGTCCCGCTACCTGCGCCCCCCCAACACCTCGCTGTTCGTGCGGAATGTGGCCGACGACACCAGGTGTGT GTCTGAAGACTTGCGTCGTGAGTTTGGTCGTTATGGGCCTATAGTTGATGTGTACGTTCCACTTGATTTCTACACTCGTCGTCCAAGAGGATTTGCTTATGTTCAAT TTGAAGATGTCCGTGATGCTGAAGATGCCCTCCATAATTTGGATCGGAAGTGGATTTGTGGCCGTCAGATAGAAATCCAGTTTGCGCAGGGTGATCGGAAAA CTCCAAATCAAATGAAAGCCAAGGAAGGGAGAAACGTGTACAGTTCTTCTCGCTATGATGACTACGACAGATATAGGCGATCTAGAAGCCGGAGTTATGAAAGGAGGAGGTCTAGAAGTCGTTCTTTTGATTACAACTATAGAAGATCTTATAGTCCTAGAAA CAGTAGACCTACTGGAAGACCTCGGCGTAGCAGGAGCCGTTCGGACAATgatag GTTCAAACACCGCAATCGATCTTTTTCAAGATCTAAGTCCAATTCAAGATCACGATCCAAGTCACAGCCCAAGAAAGAAATGAAGGCTAAATCACGTTCTAGGTCTGCATCTCACACCAAATCTAGAGGCACCTCTAAAACAGATACTAAAACACAGTATAAGTCCAGCTCAAGATATGAAAAGGAACCGAGAAAAAAAGAACCAGCTAGATCCAAATCTCAGTCAAGATCACACTCTAGATCTAGGTCAAAATCCAGATCAAGGTCATGGACTAGTCCCAAGTCCAGTGGCCACTAA
- the LOC144277195 gene encoding fatty acid-binding protein, liver-like: MAFNGTWRVYAQENYEEFLKALALADDLIKVAKDIKPVIEIQQNGNNFVVTSKTPKQSVTNSFTLGKEADITTMDGKKLKCTVNMIGGKLVCKTETFSHEQEIKGNEMVETMTVGSATLIRRSKKE, translated from the exons ATGGCATTCAATGGAACCTGGCGGGTCTATGCTCAAGAGAACTATGAAGAGTTTCTCAAAGCTCTTG cATTGGCAGATGACCTCATCAAAGTTGCCAAAGACATTAAGCCTGTTATTGAAATACaacaaaatggaaacaactttgtTGTGACATCAAAAACACCTAAGCAGTCTGTAACAAATTCATTTACTCTGGGGAAAGAGGCTGATATCACTACTATGGATGGCAAAAAACTAAAG TGCACGGTTAACATGATAGGTGGGAAGCTTGTGTGCAAAACAGAAACATTCTCCCATGAACAGGAAATTAAAGGAAATGAAATGGTGGAG ACTATGACTGTTGGTTCAGCAACACTCATCAGAAGAAGCAAGAAGGAATAA